A part of Candidatus Omnitrophota bacterium genomic DNA contains:
- the mraZ gene encoding division/cell wall cluster transcriptional repressor MraZ — protein MFYGEYLHSIDRKGRLILPAKFRETAKAHFIEKFFVTRGLDKCLFMFSEEEWRTQENKFKAVSFTKQQARTFNRLYFSGAGEVLPDKQGRILIPQYLKDFAEIKRDVVIVGVSNRIEIWAKDKWHDFYGTSRPSYEEIAEKIIDI, from the coding sequence ATGTTCTATGGGGAGTATTTACATTCCATAGACCGCAAGGGTCGCCTTATCTTACCCGCCAAATTTCGCGAGACTGCCAAGGCGCATTTTATAGAAAAGTTTTTTGTCACGCGCGGCCTGGATAAATGCCTTTTTATGTTTTCGGAAGAAGAGTGGCGCACGCAGGAGAACAAATTCAAGGCGGTATCTTTTACCAAACAGCAGGCGCGCACGTTTAACCGGCTCTATTTTTCCGGGGCAGGAGAAGTCTTGCCTGACAAACAGGGCAGGATTCTCATCCCCCAATATTTAAAGGATTTCGCAGAGATAAAAAGAGACGTCGTTATCGTCGGCGTATCCAACAGGATAGAGATCTGGGCGAAAGATAAGTGGCATGATTTTTACGGTACTTCGCGGCCCTCTTATGAAGAGATCGCCGAAAAAATAATAGATATCTAA
- the rsmH gene encoding 16S rRNA (cytosine(1402)-N(4))-methyltransferase RsmH: protein MAQQRFHTPVMLREVIDYLRLGPGKVIVDATIGTGGHSKAILEHIMPGGKLIGIDRDEESLAVARQRLSDYPGACEFVYGNFIAIDNILKGLNISRIDGILFDLGISSYQLDDFERGFSFQGDGPLDMRLDRNSYISASDLINNLNEEEISAMLWTFGQERWHNRIARFLVQERARHAITTTRQLSDIVVRAIPPKYRHYRIHPATRTFQAIRIAVNRELETVTAAIDKAVEFLDKSGRICIISFHSLEDRIAKFSFRKFAAEGMIKIITPKPLTPQGEEIKDNPSSRSSKLRVAERL, encoded by the coding sequence GTGGCACAACAGAGATTTCATACCCCAGTTATGCTTAGAGAGGTCATAGATTATCTTCGGTTAGGTCCGGGTAAAGTTATAGTTGACGCTACGATAGGTACAGGCGGCCATAGTAAGGCTATCCTCGAACATATCATGCCGGGCGGCAAGCTTATCGGCATTGACCGGGATGAGGAGTCTTTAGCCGTAGCCCGGCAGAGACTATCCGATTATCCCGGCGCCTGTGAATTCGTATACGGTAATTTCATCGCTATTGACAATATCCTGAAGGGGCTAAATATCAGCAGGATTGACGGCATATTATTTGACCTGGGGATTTCTTCATATCAGCTGGATGATTTCGAACGAGGTTTCAGTTTTCAGGGTGACGGGCCGTTAGATATGCGTTTAGACAGGAATAGTTATATTTCTGCATCTGACTTGATAAATAACCTTAATGAGGAGGAGATCTCCGCTATGCTCTGGACTTTCGGGCAGGAGAGATGGCACAACCGTATTGCCAGGTTCCTGGTGCAGGAAAGGGCCAGGCATGCCATTACCACCACGCGGCAATTAAGCGATATCGTGGTCAGGGCGATCCCTCCTAAATACAGGCATTACCGTATACATCCGGCAACGAGGACTTTCCAGGCGATACGTATAGCAGTAAACAGGGAATTGGAGACTGTCACTGCGGCGATAGATAAGGCGGTAGAGTTTCTGGATAAGTCAGGCAGGATTTGTATTATTTCTTTTCATTCCCTGGAGGACCGTATAGCTAAATTCAGTTTCCGTAAATTTGCTGCCGAGGGCATGATAAAGATAATTACGCCCAAACCTTTGACTCCGCAAGGGGAGGAAATAAAGGATAATCCTTCCAGCCGCAGCAGCAAATTAAGGGTCGCAGAAAGATTATAA
- a CDS encoding UDP-N-acetylmuramoyl-L-alanyl-D-glutamate--2,6-diaminopimelate ligase: protein MRLKQLIESLGSDTAYTVFKDFEVSGISCNSQGVSDNFIFVAIKGEDADGHKFIDEAIKRGTKAVIVSSQWPVASGQERAVFIKVKDTRKALAKLAAKFYGNPSAKIKVVGVTGTNGKTTITYLLESLLKDSGFEPAVIGTVNYRFKNKTIPSGNTTPGPCQLQPLLADMAQEGINYAVMEVSSHALSQERVEGIDFHSAIFTNLTQDHLDYHKTLENYFQAKARLFQGLSRGAFAVINNDDPYGRRIKGLIRGCKVVTYGIEEPSDIMAGDIKYGIAHTDFMLKGIKKEIHFKTRLIGRHNVYNVLASYAWAFQEGLNPETIKSSLEGFDSVPGRLQRIGRDRDFSIFVDYAHTEDALKNVINALREVSDKRIIVVFGCGGGRDKTKRPKMGHTASELADYVIITSDNPRNEDPEKIIRDIKKGIRKNNYFILPDRKEAIKKSLSLAQAGDMVLIAGKGHENYQVLKDKRIHFDDCEAVKECLELMNY from the coding sequence ATGAGGCTAAAACAGCTAATTGAATCGTTAGGGAGCGACACAGCCTATACTGTCTTTAAGGATTTTGAGGTTAGCGGTATAAGCTGTAATTCTCAAGGTGTTTCTGATAATTTTATTTTTGTGGCTATAAAAGGAGAAGATGCCGACGGCCATAAATTCATCGATGAAGCGATAAAGAGAGGGACTAAGGCTGTAATAGTCAGTAGCCAGTGGCCAGTGGCCAGTGGCCAGGAAAGGGCAGTTTTTATAAAAGTTAAAGATACGCGCAAGGCGCTGGCTAAATTAGCCGCGAAATTTTACGGCAACCCTTCTGCAAAAATAAAAGTTGTGGGGGTTACCGGGACTAACGGCAAGACTACGATAACCTATCTCCTTGAATCCTTATTAAAAGATTCGGGTTTTGAGCCTGCGGTTATCGGCACGGTCAATTACCGTTTTAAAAATAAAACCATCCCTTCCGGAAATACCACCCCGGGCCCTTGTCAGCTTCAGCCGCTTCTGGCTGATATGGCGCAGGAAGGCATTAATTATGCGGTGATGGAGGTCTCCTCGCACGCCCTTTCCCAAGAGAGGGTTGAAGGTATAGATTTTCACTCTGCCATCTTTACCAATTTAACCCAGGACCATCTGGATTACCATAAAACATTAGAGAATTATTTTCAGGCCAAAGCCAGGCTCTTTCAGGGATTAAGCCGCGGGGCATTCGCGGTGATTAATAACGACGACCCCTATGGCAGAAGAATCAAGGGATTAATCCGCGGTTGCAAAGTGGTCACTTACGGCATAGAGGAGCCGTCAGATATTATGGCCGGCGATATCAAATATGGTATCGCGCATACGGACTTTATGCTAAAAGGCATTAAAAAAGAAATACATTTTAAAACCCGCCTCATCGGCCGGCACAACGTATATAACGTATTGGCAAGCTATGCCTGGGCCTTTCAGGAAGGCCTGAATCCTGAAACCATAAAATCCAGCCTGGAGGGTTTTGATTCTGTCCCGGGCAGGTTACAGAGGATAGGGCGCGATAGAGATTTCTCGATATTCGTGGATTATGCCCATACCGAAGATGCGCTCAAAAACGTGATTAATGCCTTAAGAGAAGTATCCGATAAAAGAATCATCGTAGTTTTCGGCTGCGGCGGGGGACGCGATAAAACCAAGAGGCCAAAGATGGGCCATACGGCTTCGGAGTTAGCTGATTACGTAATTATCACCAGTGATAACCCGCGTAACGAGGATCCGGAAAAGATAATCCGGGATATCAAAAAAGGCATAAGAAAAAATAATTATTTTATTCTTCCTGACCGTAAAGAGGCAATAAAAAAATCTTTATCTCTTGCTCAGGCAGGCGATATGGTCTTGATAGCCGGTAAAGGGCATGAGAATTACCAGGTATTAAAGGACAAGAGGATTCATTTTGACGACTGCGAAGCAGTGAAAGAATGCTTAGAATTAATGAATTATTAG
- the rbfA gene encoding 30S ribosome-binding factor RbfA has protein sequence MARYDRVSEALKREIGIIIHDELNDPRLGFVTIMRVELTEDLRYAKVFFSVLGQEEERKKSKEALDSALGFIRRLIGQRIRLRLVPEIIFYEDRSAEYSVRIEEVLNEIKELNEPKKSNRLHKKK, from the coding sequence ATGGCCAGGTACGATAGAGTCAGTGAAGCGCTAAAGAGGGAAATCGGTATTATAATACACGATGAATTAAATGACCCCCGCTTGGGGTTTGTTACTATTATGCGCGTAGAGTTGACGGAGGATTTAAGATACGCCAAGGTATTTTTTAGCGTCTTAGGCCAGGAAGAAGAGCGTAAAAAATCCAAAGAAGCGCTGGATTCGGCCTTGGGGTTTATCCGCAGGTTAATCGGGCAAAGGATTAGATTGAGGTTGGTCCCCGAAATAATTTTTTATGAGGACAGGTCTGCCGAATATTCTGTCAGGATAGAGGAAGTCCTTAACGAAATCAAGGAGCTAAATGAGCCTAAAAAAAGTAATCGCCTGCATAAGAAGAAATAA
- a CDS encoding penicillin-binding transpeptidase domain-containing protein, which translates to MYIVNYRRRTDAVFLFFIAFLLFCIARLSFIQFFHSRYFAGIAKKQQNLFIELEARRGAIYDSNLKPQAVNISVDSLYACPSVIADKDREIIIKQLLPILQVDYAYLKERLYRKKSFIWLARKITPEQSEAIRRLNIKGLDFMKESKRCYPNGYLAGHIIGFSGLDNTGLEGLELYYNNYLKGKNGWAMILRDARQKKLNLEERMILPYDGYNLVLTIDEVIQYIAERELDKAYKAYHAKGASIVAMDPHTGAILAMANRPNFDLNEYNNADKDARRNRSICDLFEPGSVFKIVTASAALEEKKVVEEDKFFCENGSYRVATHTLHDHRPHGWLTFREVIEQSSNIGTTKVAQMLGPDTVYKYVKLFGFGAKSGVNLPGEITGSIKEPRFWSRTSIGAIPIGQEVGVTTLQLACGISVIANGGKLMKPYVVKEVRDKYGEIIKSSSPVLVRRAISPDTANRVKKILTGVIEEGTGKSARIEGSSAAGKTGTAQKLEPNGAYSHNKFIASFIGFAPAEDPVVAIAVMVDEPRPYYFGGVVAAPVFKNVAGDTLRYLKTKYPFNENLALNEAKTAN; encoded by the coding sequence GTGTATATAGTTAATTACCGCCGCAGGACCGATGCGGTATTTTTGTTCTTCATTGCCTTTCTCTTATTCTGCATAGCCCGCCTCTCCTTTATCCAGTTTTTCCATTCTCGTTACTTCGCGGGGATCGCTAAAAAACAGCAAAACCTCTTTATAGAGTTAGAAGCCCGCCGCGGCGCTATCTATGATTCCAATCTTAAACCCCAGGCAGTCAATATCTCGGTAGATTCACTCTACGCCTGCCCCTCCGTAATAGCCGATAAGGATAGGGAAATAATTATAAAGCAGCTTTTACCTATTTTACAGGTAGACTACGCTTATTTAAAGGAGAGGCTGTACAGAAAGAAATCTTTTATCTGGCTGGCCAGAAAAATAACCCCTGAACAGAGCGAGGCAATCAGGAGGCTGAATATAAAAGGGCTAGACTTTATGAAAGAGAGCAAACGTTGTTATCCAAATGGTTATCTCGCCGGCCATATCATCGGTTTTTCGGGTTTGGATAATACGGGGCTGGAGGGTTTGGAGTTATATTACAACAATTATCTTAAAGGTAAAAATGGCTGGGCCATGATTCTACGGGATGCGCGCCAGAAAAAACTAAATCTTGAAGAAAGGATGATTTTGCCATATGACGGTTATAATCTGGTATTGACTATTGATGAAGTAATTCAATATATTGCCGAGAGGGAATTGGATAAAGCATATAAGGCTTATCACGCCAAGGGTGCCAGCATAGTTGCCATGGACCCGCATACAGGAGCGATCTTGGCCATGGCCAACAGGCCTAACTTTGACCTGAATGAATATAATAACGCGGATAAGGATGCCAGGCGTAACCGTTCCATCTGCGATTTATTTGAGCCCGGTTCGGTATTCAAGATTGTTACAGCTTCCGCAGCGCTGGAAGAGAAGAAAGTAGTTGAAGAGGATAAATTCTTTTGCGAAAATGGTTCCTACCGCGTGGCCACACATACATTGCATGACCACAGGCCGCACGGTTGGCTCACCTTCAGGGAAGTCATTGAGCAATCGAGTAACATCGGTACTACCAAGGTCGCGCAGATGCTGGGCCCGGATACAGTTTATAAGTACGTGAAACTCTTTGGTTTTGGGGCGAAATCCGGCGTTAACCTGCCGGGAGAAATCACTGGTTCGATCAAAGAGCCGCGTTTCTGGTCTAGGACCTCTATCGGCGCGATACCCATAGGCCAGGAAGTAGGAGTGACAACGCTACAGTTAGCCTGCGGCATATCGGTTATTGCTAACGGCGGTAAATTAATGAAACCTTATGTGGTTAAGGAAGTCCGCGATAAATATGGAGAAATAATAAAATCATCTTCCCCTGTTTTGGTGCGCAGGGCCATTTCGCCTGATACTGCTAACAGGGTTAAAAAAATACTCACCGGCGTAATAGAAGAAGGCACGGGTAAATCAGCCAGAATTGAAGGTTCCAGCGCCGCCGGTAAAACAGGGACCGCCCAGAAATTAGAGCCTAACGGCGCCTACTCCCACAATAAATTTATTGCTTCTTTTATCGGTTTTGCGCCCGCAGAAGACCCCGTCGTTGCCATTGCTGTAATGGTTGATGAGCCACGGCCCTACTATTTCGGCGGGGTGGTGGCTGCGCCTGTGTTTAAAAATGTAGCCGGAGATACCTTAAGATACCTGAAAACAAAATACCCTTTTAATGAAAACCTGGCATTAAATGAGGCTAAAACAGCTAATTGA
- a CDS encoding bifunctional oligoribonuclease/PAP phosphatase NrnA yields the protein MSLKKVIACIRRNKAFLITSHTNMEGDALGSELAFYQLLKKLNKSAVIVNEDNLPPEYIFLPRKEKIIKYRDNLTPVRFDCFVTLDCSDLSRTGEVYRLNRVKKPILNIDHHISNNNFGGVNWVEPKASSCSEMVYKLYQAMRVPLDVHSATALYTGIVADTGSFRYSNTSAFTHKAVSKLLKFKLDIPGIYKHIYEDIPYEDMKLLSKILPGMRREAEGKLIWFEVRQKMLRKTFSFDISEYILSFGRAIKGAEVVVLFKENLGVKDEIRMNFRSQGKVDVNKIAQCFGGGGHKTASGATTHGRIDDVRRKVLAKIRENLKGTVPADS from the coding sequence ATGAGCCTAAAAAAAGTAATCGCCTGCATAAGAAGAAATAAGGCCTTTTTAATCACCAGCCATACGAATATGGAAGGGGATGCATTAGGCTCAGAATTGGCCTTTTATCAGCTGCTTAAAAAATTAAACAAAAGCGCCGTTATCGTTAACGAAGACAACCTCCCGCCAGAATATATTTTTCTGCCACGCAAAGAAAAAATCATAAAATATAGAGATAACCTTACGCCGGTACGCTTTGATTGTTTCGTAACCTTAGACTGCTCGGATTTAAGCCGTACCGGAGAGGTTTACCGGTTGAATAGGGTAAAAAAACCTATCCTGAATATTGACCACCATATCAGCAATAATAATTTCGGCGGGGTAAACTGGGTAGAGCCAAAGGCCTCTTCCTGCTCGGAGATGGTCTATAAACTTTATCAAGCCATGCGCGTTCCTTTGGATGTGCATTCCGCCACTGCCTTATACACAGGTATAGTTGCGGATACCGGCTCATTCCGTTATAGCAATACCAGCGCCTTTACGCATAAAGCAGTTTCTAAGCTCTTAAAATTCAAGCTGGATATACCGGGGATTTATAAGCACATCTATGAGGATATACCTTACGAGGATATGAAGCTGCTTAGTAAAATATTACCCGGAATGAGGCGCGAGGCCGAAGGTAAATTAATCTGGTTTGAAGTTAGGCAGAAGATGTTAAGAAAAACTTTTTCTTTTGACATAAGTGAGTATATCCTGAGTTTTGGCCGGGCTATAAAAGGCGCAGAGGTCGTAGTATTATTTAAGGAAAATTTAGGGGTTAAAGATGAAATCAGGATGAACTTTCGTTCGCAAGGCAAAGTAGATGTAAATAAGATCGCCCAATGTTTCGGAGGCGGCGGACATAAGACTGCCAGCGGCGCGACCACTCACGGCAGAATTGACGACGTGCGCAGGAAAGTCTTAGCCAAGATAAGAGAAAATCTAAAAGGGACTGTCCCCGCAGATAGCTAA
- a CDS encoding UDP-N-acetylmuramoyl-tripeptide--D-alanyl-D-alanine ligase produces MLRINELLEATGGKLINRLEGKDIKGISIDSRSIKPQEAFIAIKGTNFDGHDFIHEAVKKGAGAVIVHGSQFPPQADQPTAGTVHSEKRVSVIRVKDTTKALGDIARFWRKKFLHIPVIAVTGSNGKTTTKEMVGCLLSKKFRVLKNEGTKNNHIGLPMALLGLNNSHDIVVLEIGTNHFGEVDYLTRICRPNIGIITNIGPSHLEYLRNLERVFREKYSLIENLEKPCVAILNADDALLRKKVLSRVQKPFIIGFSLKKQSDFRALDIQSIGRSLRFSIQGKYRFTLKTLGYYNVYNALSAIITARLFGIAYNDIAPLLADFNFPPGRLKFIEIKSIRFIDDTYNSNPLSLKQALDALKSFKAKGRKIFVMGDMLELGSRADTFHYQAGEEAAKCCDIFITAGKLSRAAARAARDSGLNKKNIFISESAVCARDILYKRVSLNRDDIVLVKGSRSMKMEEVFKA; encoded by the coding sequence ATGCTTAGAATTAATGAATTATTAGAGGCTACCGGCGGTAAGCTTATCAACCGGCTAGAGGGGAAAGATATTAAGGGTATCTCCATAGATTCCCGTAGTATCAAACCTCAGGAGGCCTTTATTGCCATAAAAGGAACTAATTTTGATGGGCATGATTTTATTCATGAAGCGGTTAAAAAAGGCGCAGGCGCTGTAATAGTTCACGGTTCACAGTTTCCGCCGCAGGCGGATCAGCCTACGGCAGGCACAGTTCACAGTGAAAAGAGAGTGTCTGTTATAAGAGTGAAGGATACCACAAAGGCCCTGGGGGATATTGCCCGGTTTTGGCGTAAGAAATTCTTACATATTCCCGTGATTGCGGTTACCGGCTCAAACGGCAAGACCACCACCAAAGAGATGGTCGGTTGTTTGTTATCCAAAAAGTTTCGCGTCCTCAAGAACGAAGGCACAAAAAATAATCATATCGGGCTGCCCATGGCCCTATTAGGCCTGAATAACTCCCATGATATCGTTGTTTTAGAAATAGGCACGAACCATTTCGGCGAAGTGGATTATCTCACCCGGATATGCCGGCCGAATATCGGCATAATTACTAACATAGGCCCCAGCCACCTGGAATACCTGCGTAATCTAGAGAGGGTCTTCAGGGAAAAATACAGCCTGATAGAAAACTTAGAAAAACCCTGTGTTGCCATATTAAACGCGGATGATGCCTTATTAAGAAAGAAGGTATTAAGCCGCGTCCAAAAACCCTTTATTATTGGTTTTAGTTTAAAAAAGCAATCTGATTTCCGGGCCTTAGATATCCAAAGTATAGGCCGGAGTTTAAGGTTTAGTATCCAGGGAAAATATAGGTTTACATTAAAGACATTAGGGTATTATAATGTTTACAATGCCCTCTCTGCCATAATAACGGCGCGGCTCTTTGGCATCGCCTATAATGATATCGCCCCGTTGTTGGCTGATTTTAATTTTCCTCCTGGCAGGCTGAAATTTATAGAGATAAAAAGTATCAGGTTCATTGACGATACGTATAATTCCAATCCCCTTTCTTTAAAACAGGCGCTGGATGCGCTCAAGAGTTTTAAAGCTAAAGGCAGGAAGATTTTTGTGATGGGAGATATGTTAGAGCTGGGTAGCCGCGCAGATACCTTCCACTATCAGGCAGGAGAGGAAGCGGCAAAATGCTGCGATATATTTATTACGGCAGGTAAATTATCCAGGGCCGCTGCTAGGGCAGCAAGAGATTCCGGATTAAATAAGAAGAATATATTTATCTCTGAGAGCGCCGTTTGCGCGCGGGACATCCTCTATAAGAGGGTATCGTTGAATAGGGATGACATTGTCTTGGTCAAAGGTTCGCGCTCAATGAAGATGGAGGAAGTTTTTAAGGCCTAA
- the mraY gene encoding phospho-N-acetylmuramoyl-pentapeptide-transferase, producing MLYYLLYPLHDLFSFFNLFRYITFRAAMAAMTAFIISLIYGPILIRKLKELKIGEKIAKGDSLSLDGLHQNKKDTPTMGGILILAAIFSATLLWAEVGSKYIIIVLSVTLWLGVTGFIDDYLKQIKKKSKGLSATAKLTSQVILGLILGSLLFLDSPSNIRLDLPFVKNVSLNLDGLYILFVVLVIAGSSNAVNLTDGLDGLAIGIVVMVALAFCVLSYVSGNMRFSNYLLIPYIKGSGELAVFCASILGAGLGFLWFNCYPASIFMGDVGSLALGGALGTVALLIKKELLLVIVGGIFVLEALSVILQIFSFRLTKKRIFKIAPLHHHFEFLNWPENKVIVRFWIIASLLALVTIITLKIR from the coding sequence ATGCTCTATTATTTGCTTTATCCCCTGCACGATTTATTTTCTTTCTTTAATCTATTCCGCTATATTACCTTCCGCGCCGCAATGGCTGCTATGACAGCTTTTATTATCAGCCTTATCTATGGCCCGATATTAATCAGGAAACTGAAGGAACTAAAAATAGGCGAGAAGATTGCTAAAGGAGATAGCCTAAGCCTTGACGGCCTGCATCAAAATAAAAAGGATACGCCGACAATGGGAGGGATTCTTATCCTGGCGGCGATATTCTCCGCTACCTTGCTCTGGGCGGAGGTGGGGAGTAAATATATTATTATTGTTTTATCCGTTACTTTATGGTTGGGCGTAACCGGGTTTATCGACGATTATTTAAAACAGATAAAAAAGAAATCCAAGGGCCTAAGCGCCACGGCAAAATTAACCAGCCAGGTTATCCTGGGTTTAATACTAGGTAGCCTTTTGTTCTTGGACTCACCCAGTAATATCAGGCTGGACCTGCCCTTCGTAAAAAATGTATCTTTGAATTTAGACGGCCTGTATATACTCTTTGTCGTCCTAGTGATAGCCGGTTCTTCCAATGCCGTCAATCTTACAGACGGGTTAGACGGCCTGGCCATAGGCATTGTAGTGATGGTAGCTTTGGCTTTTTGCGTCTTGAGTTACGTATCCGGTAATATGAGATTCAGTAATTATCTGCTTATACCTTATATCAAAGGCAGCGGCGAACTGGCCGTATTTTGCGCCAGTATTCTAGGCGCGGGCCTGGGATTCTTATGGTTTAACTGTTACCCTGCCTCTATTTTTATGGGGGATGTGGGCTCTCTGGCTTTAGGCGGCGCATTGGGGACCGTAGCCTTATTAATAAAGAAAGAGTTACTTCTAGTTATCGTGGGCGGCATATTTGTCCTGGAGGCATTGTCGGTAATCTTGCAGATATTTTCCTTCCGCCTTACTAAAAAACGCATCTTTAAGATAGCCCCGTTACACCATCATTTTGAATTTCTCAACTGGCCGGAGAATAAGGTCATCGTAAGGTTCTGGATTATCGCCAGCCTCCTGGCGCTAGTGACTATAATTACCCTGAAGATAAGGTGA
- a CDS encoding bifunctional riboflavin kinase/FAD synthetase — MKIIYGINKIIKFRKPVVALGVFDGVHIGHQRILKAAVDKARRIKGTSIVVTFWPDPHKEKSLYSLEHRLRLIEGLGIDVCIVIKFNQKFSWISAEDFVKDILAKKIGAKHIYVGKNFRFGKQGRGDFKILTKLSGPCHFKLKVFELVKINNQSISSTYIRRLITAGRIDWARKLLFRPVSILGTVIKGSSLATRLGFPTANINPHHEVLPPAGIYAVCVILNHQCFKGVCYIGSKPTFKSGIEKHIEVYIFNFHRDIYGRYLEIQFIKKIRQEKKFNSWQSLANQVQKDIILTKGLFSHPDFYHKMCPS, encoded by the coding sequence ATGAAAATTATATACGGCATTAATAAGATTATTAAATTCAGGAAGCCTGTGGTGGCGCTGGGGGTGTTTGATGGGGTGCACATCGGGCATCAGCGTATATTGAAAGCTGCGGTTGATAAGGCCAGGCGCATAAAAGGTACCAGTATTGTAGTGACCTTTTGGCCAGACCCGCATAAAGAAAAAAGCCTTTATTCGCTGGAGCATCGTTTAAGGTTAATCGAGGGCCTTGGCATAGATGTATGCATAGTCATAAAATTCAATCAGAAATTTTCTTGGATTTCGGCAGAAGATTTCGTAAAAGATATTTTAGCAAAAAAGATTGGCGCAAAGCATATATATGTCGGGAAAAATTTCAGATTCGGAAAACAGGGAAGAGGAGATTTTAAAATCTTAACTAAACTATCTGGCCCCTGCCATTTTAAATTAAAGGTATTTGAGCTGGTTAAGATAAATAACCAATCCATCAGCAGCACCTATATCCGCAGGTTAATCACCGCCGGAAGAATAGATTGGGCCCGTAAATTACTTTTTAGGCCCGTGAGCATCCTCGGCACGGTAATCAAAGGCAGCTCTTTAGCCACCCGGTTAGGTTTTCCGACGGCAAATATAAATCCCCACCATGAAGTTTTACCCCCTGCGGGCATATATGCTGTTTGCGTAATTTTAAATCATCAATGTTTTAAGGGTGTCTGTTACATCGGCTCCAAGCCGACTTTTAAATCCGGCATAGAAAAGCATATAGAGGTATATATATTTAATTTCCACCGGGATATTTACGGCAGGTATCTGGAGATACAGTTTATAAAAAAGATCAGGCAGGAAAAGAAATTTAATTCCTGGCAGTCTCTGGCTAATCAGGTGCAAAAAGACATAATCCTCACCAAAGGTTTATTTTCCCACCCCGATTTTTACCACAAGATGTGCCCATCTTAA